One Mycolicibacterium pulveris genomic region harbors:
- a CDS encoding DUF429 domain-containing protein, whose amino-acid sequence MTTVLGIDACRGGWVGIGLRDGRFLSAHCAPQLEDLVHDAADADVVAVDIPLGLTHSGERAADRAARAMLGRRGSSVFLTPPRPVFDEPDYDAAKRRCRSLVGWMPSRQAWGLRAKVLEANRLYGIGVVLYEVHPELSFRRLGLRYEDGTKKSWRGQRARLRALAEAGIVLPEDLGAAVAKVPADDVLDAAAVAWSAERIARGQAICLPDPPQRNERGQPMAIWQ is encoded by the coding sequence ATGACGACCGTGCTCGGCATCGACGCCTGCCGCGGCGGCTGGGTCGGAATAGGGCTGCGCGACGGCCGCTTCCTGTCCGCCCACTGCGCCCCGCAGCTCGAGGACCTCGTCCACGACGCGGCCGACGCCGACGTCGTCGCCGTGGATATTCCGCTCGGCCTGACGCACTCCGGGGAACGTGCCGCGGACCGGGCGGCCCGCGCGATGCTCGGCCGTCGCGGATCCAGCGTGTTCCTCACCCCGCCGCGGCCGGTGTTCGACGAGCCCGACTACGACGCGGCCAAGCGCCGCTGCCGGTCCCTGGTGGGCTGGATGCCCAGCAGGCAGGCGTGGGGGCTGCGCGCGAAAGTGCTTGAGGCCAACCGGCTCTACGGCATCGGGGTCGTGCTTTACGAAGTGCACCCGGAGCTGTCGTTTCGGCGGCTGGGCCTGCGCTACGAGGACGGCACCAAGAAGTCCTGGCGCGGGCAGCGGGCGAGGCTGCGGGCGCTGGCCGAGGCGGGGATCGTCTTACCGGAGGACCTCGGTGCGGCCGTCGCGAAGGTGCCTGCCGACGACGTGCTCGACGCGGCGGCGGTCGCCTGGAGCGCGGAGCGCATCGCGCGTGGGCAGGCGATCTGTCTGCCGGACCCGCCGCAGCGCAACGAACGCGGTCAGCCGATGGCGATCTGGCAGTGA
- a CDS encoding COX15/CtaA family protein, which produces MRRLFLRLVDLLPLPSLRVQRVVAFLVILTQGGISVTGAIVRVTASGLGCPTWPQCFPGSFTPVPVAEVPVVHQVVEFGNRLVTFLVVLSAVLAVLVLTRARRRREVLIYAWLMPASTVVQAVIGGVTVLTGLLWWTVAVHLLASMTMVWLAVLLFVKVGEPDDGVVVRRVPKPLRQLTFLSAVTLAAVLVTGTLVTGAGPHAGDKSVSRTIPRLEVEITTLAHLHSSLLVAYLALLVGLGFGLLAVHATRPVLIRLAVLLVLVCAQGLVGVVQFYAGVPATLVAVHVAGAALCTAATAALWASMRERAQPEPVQG; this is translated from the coding sequence GTGCGACGCCTCTTTCTGCGGCTGGTCGATCTGCTGCCGCTGCCCAGCCTGCGGGTTCAGCGCGTCGTCGCCTTCCTGGTCATCCTGACCCAGGGCGGCATCTCGGTGACCGGCGCGATCGTGCGGGTCACCGCCTCCGGGCTCGGCTGCCCGACGTGGCCGCAGTGTTTCCCCGGCAGCTTCACCCCCGTCCCGGTGGCCGAGGTGCCGGTGGTGCACCAGGTGGTCGAGTTCGGCAACCGTCTGGTGACGTTTCTGGTGGTGCTCAGCGCCGTGCTCGCGGTGCTCGTCCTCACCAGGGCCCGGCGCCGTCGTGAGGTGCTCATCTACGCGTGGCTGATGCCGGCGTCGACGGTCGTGCAGGCGGTGATCGGCGGCGTCACGGTGCTGACCGGGCTGCTGTGGTGGACGGTGGCCGTCCACCTGCTGGCGTCGATGACCATGGTGTGGCTTGCGGTGCTGCTCTTCGTCAAGGTCGGCGAGCCCGATGACGGCGTTGTCGTTCGTCGCGTGCCGAAACCGTTGCGGCAGTTGACGTTTCTCAGCGCCGTGACGCTGGCCGCGGTGCTGGTGACCGGGACGCTGGTGACCGGCGCGGGCCCGCACGCCGGCGACAAGAGCGTCTCGCGCACGATCCCGCGGCTCGAGGTCGAGATCACCACGCTGGCGCATCTGCACTCGTCGCTGCTGGTGGCGTACCTGGCGTTGCTCGTCGGCCTGGGCTTCGGCCTGCTGGCGGTGCACGCCACGCGCCCGGTGCTCATCCGGTTGGCGGTGCTGCTGGTCCTGGTGTGCGCGCAGGGGCTGGTGGGCGTCGTGCAGTTCTACGCCGGGGTCCCCGCGACGCTGGTGGCCGTCCATGTGGCCGGTGCCGCGTTGTGCACGGCGGCCACCGCCGCGTTATGGGCGTCGATGCGAGAACGGGCCCAGCCCGAGCCGGTCCAGGGCTGA
- the sufB gene encoding Fe-S cluster assembly protein SufB — protein MTTTPEVQTVGEPLSQEEAIASLGRYGYGWVDSDEAGAGAQRGLSEAVVRDISAKKNEPEWMLESRLRALRTFNKKPMPKWGSNLEGIDFDNIKYFVRSTEKQAASWEDLPEDIRNTYDRLGIPEAEKQRLVAGVAAQYESEVVYHQIREDLEAQGVIFLDTDTGLKEHEDIFKQYFGTVIPAGDNKFSALNTAVWSGGSFIYVPPGVHVDIPLQAYFRINTENMGQFERTLIIVDEGAYVHYVEGCTAPIYKSDSLHSAVVEIIVKPGGRCRYTTIQNWSNNVYNLVTKRARAEAGATMEWIDGNIGSKVTMKYPAVWMTGEHAKGEVLSVAFAGEGQHQDTGAKMLHLAPNTSSNIVSKSVARGGGRASYRGLVQINKGANGSKSSVKCDALLVDLISRSDTYPYVDIREDDVTMGHEATVSKVSEDQLFYLMSRGLTEDEAMAMVVRGFVEPIAKELPMEYALELNRLIELQMEGAVG, from the coding sequence ATGACGACCACCCCCGAGGTGCAAACGGTAGGCGAACCGCTCAGCCAGGAAGAGGCCATTGCCTCGCTGGGCCGGTACGGCTACGGCTGGGTGGACTCCGACGAGGCGGGCGCCGGCGCGCAGCGCGGTCTGTCCGAGGCGGTGGTGCGCGACATCTCGGCGAAGAAGAACGAGCCCGAGTGGATGCTCGAGAGCCGGCTTCGCGCGCTGCGCACGTTTAACAAGAAGCCGATGCCCAAATGGGGCTCCAATCTCGAAGGCATCGACTTCGACAACATCAAGTACTTCGTGCGCTCGACCGAGAAGCAGGCCGCTTCCTGGGAGGACCTGCCCGAGGACATCCGCAACACCTACGACAGGCTCGGAATCCCCGAGGCCGAGAAGCAGCGGTTGGTCGCCGGGGTTGCCGCCCAGTACGAGTCAGAGGTCGTCTACCACCAGATCCGTGAAGACCTCGAGGCGCAGGGCGTCATCTTCCTGGACACCGACACGGGCTTGAAGGAACACGAGGACATCTTCAAGCAGTATTTCGGCACGGTGATCCCGGCGGGCGACAACAAGTTCTCCGCGCTGAACACCGCGGTGTGGTCGGGTGGTTCGTTCATCTACGTGCCGCCGGGTGTGCACGTCGACATTCCGCTGCAGGCCTACTTCCGGATCAACACCGAGAACATGGGCCAGTTCGAGCGGACGTTGATCATCGTCGACGAAGGCGCCTACGTGCACTACGTCGAGGGCTGCACCGCGCCGATCTACAAGTCCGACTCGCTGCACTCCGCGGTGGTGGAGATCATCGTCAAGCCCGGCGGGCGATGCCGTTACACGACGATCCAGAACTGGTCGAACAACGTCTACAACCTGGTCACCAAGCGCGCCCGCGCCGAGGCCGGCGCGACGATGGAGTGGATCGACGGCAACATCGGCTCGAAGGTCACGATGAAGTACCCGGCGGTCTGGATGACCGGCGAACACGCCAAGGGTGAGGTGCTGTCGGTCGCGTTCGCGGGCGAGGGCCAGCACCAGGACACCGGTGCGAAGATGCTGCACCTGGCGCCGAACACGTCGAGCAACATCGTGTCCAAGTCGGTGGCCCGCGGCGGCGGACGTGCGTCGTACCGCGGTCTGGTGCAGATCAACAAGGGCGCGAACGGATCCAAGTCGAGCGTGAAATGCGATGCGCTGCTTGTCGATCTGATCAGCCGCAGCGACACCTATCCGTATGTCGACATCCGTGAGGACGACGTCACGATGGGTCACGAGGCGACCGTGTCGAAGGTCAGCGAGGACCAACTGTTCTACCTGATGAGCCGCGGCCTGACCGAGGACGAGGCGATGGCCATGGTGGTGCGCGGCTTCGTCGAGCCGATCGCCAAGGAACTCCCGATGGAGTACGCGCTGGAGCTCAACCGGCTGATCGAGCTGCAGATGGAAGGCGCGGTTGGGTGA
- a CDS encoding ABC transporter permease, with product MATNRFAPGTFSPDPRPAPVPKMLAAQFGLELRLLLRNGEQLLLTMFIPITLLVGLILLPLGSFGQDRAATFVPAIMALAVISTAFTGQAIAVAFDRRYGALKRLGATALPVWGIIAGKSLAVVAVVFLQSIVLGGIGFALGWRPEPAGLALGAAVIALGTAGFAALGLLLGGTLRAEIVLAVANLLWFVFAGLGALTLEGGVVPQAVQLIARLTPSGALTEALSQAMTLSVDWFGLLVLFVWGLVAALCALRWFRFT from the coding sequence ATCGCTACGAATCGTTTTGCCCCCGGCACGTTTTCACCGGATCCACGGCCGGCTCCCGTGCCGAAGATGCTGGCGGCGCAGTTCGGGCTGGAACTTCGGCTGCTGCTGCGCAACGGCGAGCAGCTGCTGCTGACGATGTTCATCCCGATCACCCTGCTGGTCGGGTTGATCCTGCTGCCGCTGGGGTCGTTCGGCCAGGACCGGGCAGCGACGTTCGTGCCGGCGATCATGGCGCTCGCGGTGATCTCGACGGCGTTCACCGGGCAGGCGATCGCGGTGGCCTTCGACCGCCGATACGGGGCACTCAAACGACTTGGCGCGACGGCCCTTCCGGTATGGGGCATCATCGCGGGCAAGTCGCTTGCCGTGGTCGCGGTGGTCTTCCTGCAGTCAATCGTGTTGGGCGGCATCGGCTTTGCGTTGGGCTGGCGACCGGAGCCGGCGGGGCTGGCGCTGGGCGCGGCCGTCATCGCGTTGGGCACCGCGGGGTTCGCGGCGCTGGGACTGCTTCTGGGCGGCACGCTGCGCGCCGAGATCGTGCTGGCGGTCGCCAACCTGTTGTGGTTCGTGTTCGCGGGCCTCGGCGCGCTGACCCTGGAGGGCGGCGTGGTGCCGCAGGCGGTCCAGCTGATCGCCCGGCTGACGCCCTCGGGTGCGCTGACCGAGGCGCTGTCGCAGGCGATGACGCTGTCAGTGGACTGGTTCGGCCTTCTGGTTCTGTTCGTATGGGGCTTGGTCGCCGCGCTGTGCGCGCTGCGCTGGTTCCGGTTCACCTGA
- a CDS encoding helix-turn-helix transcriptional regulator, which yields MLLESGPITAGEIGERLGISAAGVRRHLEALMEAGDAESSAAAAWQHSGRGRPPKRYRLTAAGRAKLGHRYDDLAAAAMRQLREIGGDDAVRTFARQRVDSILAGVTDGSDDVASTADRVAAALTEAGYATTTTPVAGPVDGIQLCQHHCPVSHVAEEFPELCDAEREAFAEVLGTHVQRLATIVNGDCACTTHVPLAEKSKAKQKTLRRTARAEATTSKQGASR from the coding sequence ATGCTGCTGGAATCCGGGCCCATCACCGCAGGTGAGATCGGCGAACGCCTCGGTATTTCCGCGGCGGGCGTGCGCAGGCATCTCGAGGCGTTGATGGAGGCCGGTGACGCGGAATCCAGCGCTGCGGCGGCGTGGCAGCACAGCGGCCGCGGCCGCCCCCCCAAGCGCTATCGGCTCACCGCCGCGGGCCGGGCCAAGCTCGGCCACCGGTACGACGACCTGGCCGCCGCGGCGATGCGACAACTGCGCGAGATCGGCGGCGACGACGCCGTGCGGACCTTCGCCAGGCAGCGCGTCGACAGCATCCTGGCGGGAGTAACCGACGGGTCAGATGACGTTGCATCCACTGCGGACCGGGTGGCGGCGGCGCTGACGGAGGCCGGTTACGCCACGACCACGACCCCGGTCGCCGGCCCGGTCGACGGTATCCAGCTGTGCCAACACCACTGCCCGGTGTCGCACGTCGCCGAGGAGTTCCCGGAACTCTGCGACGCCGAGCGTGAGGCCTTCGCCGAGGTCCTGGGCACGCACGTGCAGCGGCTGGCCACCATCGTCAACGGCGATTGCGCGTGCACCACGCACGTGCCCCTTGCCGAGAAGAGCAAGGCTAAGCAGAAGACCCTTCGGCGCACAGCCCGCGCCGAAGCCACTACAAGCAAGCAAGGAGCGTCGAGATGA
- a CDS encoding quinone oxidoreductase family protein, protein MHAIEITETGGPEVLSYVEKSKPAPGPGEVLIKAEAIGVNFLDTYFRSGLYPRETPFVVGNEVCGTVEAVGQDVAALKVGDRVVTAQANGAYAEYSVAAADFCAYVPDGVSPEVAAASLLKGMTAHYLIKSTYSVQQGDAVLLHAGAGGVGLILTQWATSMAARVITTVSTPEKAEMSRNAGAVEVLDYPDDPAEFGAKIKELTDGGVSVVYDGVGAATFDASLASLAVRGTLALFGASSGPVPPFDPQRLNTSGSVFLTRPTLVHYTRTPDEFAWRAGELLEAIADGTLNITVSERYRLEDAETAHRDLEGRKTIGSVVLVP, encoded by the coding sequence ATGCACGCGATCGAGATCACCGAGACGGGCGGACCCGAGGTCCTCAGCTACGTCGAGAAATCCAAGCCCGCTCCCGGTCCCGGCGAGGTACTGATCAAGGCCGAGGCGATCGGCGTGAACTTCCTCGACACCTATTTCCGCTCCGGGCTGTATCCGCGGGAGACACCGTTCGTCGTCGGCAACGAGGTGTGCGGCACGGTCGAGGCCGTCGGCCAGGACGTCGCCGCATTGAAGGTCGGCGACCGCGTCGTCACCGCCCAGGCCAACGGCGCCTATGCCGAATACAGCGTTGCCGCAGCCGATTTCTGCGCCTACGTGCCGGACGGGGTCAGCCCCGAGGTGGCCGCGGCGTCCCTGCTCAAAGGAATGACCGCGCACTACCTGATCAAGTCGACGTATTCGGTGCAGCAGGGCGATGCGGTGCTGCTGCACGCGGGCGCCGGTGGGGTGGGCCTGATCCTGACGCAGTGGGCGACCAGCATGGCCGCCCGGGTCATCACCACGGTGTCCACCCCGGAGAAGGCCGAGATGTCGCGCAACGCCGGCGCTGTCGAGGTGCTGGACTACCCGGACGACCCTGCGGAGTTCGGCGCGAAGATCAAAGAGCTCACCGACGGTGGCGTCTCGGTGGTGTACGACGGCGTCGGTGCCGCCACCTTCGACGCCAGCCTGGCCAGCCTGGCTGTGCGGGGCACGCTGGCGTTGTTCGGCGCCTCCAGCGGACCCGTTCCGCCGTTCGACCCGCAGCGGCTCAACACCTCGGGCTCGGTGTTCCTGACCCGCCCCACGCTGGTGCACTACACCCGAACACCGGACGAATTCGCATGGCGCGCAGGGGAACTACTTGAAGCCATCGCCGACGGCACCCTCAACATCACGGTCAGCGAGCGCTACCGGCTCGAAGACGCCGAGACCGCACACCGTGATCTGGAGGGCCGCAAGACCATCGGCTCGGTGGTGCTGGTGCCGTAA
- a CDS encoding heme o synthase yields the protein MDRTSTAARLRRQVVTKVVGYVALTKPRVIELLLVTTIPAMLLAHRGSVDPLLILNTLVGGLMAAAGANTLNCVADADIDKVMKRTERRPLARATVPRSHALVFGLALSVTSFFWLWWTTNLLSAHLAGLTIAFYVLVYTLLLKRRTSQNVVWGGAAGCMPVMIGWSAVTGTIEWPALAMFAIIFFWTPPHTWALAMRYKEDYRAAGVPMLPAVATERQVTKQIVIYTWLTVAATLALVPVTGWLYAAVAVLAGAWFLLMAHQLNAGVRRGEQVKPLRLFLQSNNYLAVVFCALAIDSVLALPTLF from the coding sequence CTGGACCGGACCTCGACCGCCGCGCGGCTGCGGCGCCAGGTCGTCACCAAGGTGGTCGGCTACGTCGCGTTGACGAAGCCGCGGGTCATCGAGCTGCTGCTGGTCACCACGATTCCGGCGATGCTGCTGGCGCACCGCGGAAGCGTCGATCCGCTGCTGATCCTCAACACGCTGGTCGGTGGACTGATGGCGGCCGCGGGCGCCAACACGCTCAACTGCGTGGCCGACGCCGACATCGACAAGGTGATGAAGCGCACCGAGCGCAGGCCGCTGGCCCGCGCCACCGTGCCGCGCAGCCACGCGCTGGTGTTCGGGCTCGCGCTGTCGGTCACGTCGTTCTTCTGGCTGTGGTGGACCACGAACCTGCTGTCGGCGCACCTGGCCGGCCTCACGATCGCGTTCTACGTGCTGGTGTACACACTGCTGCTCAAGCGCCGCACCTCGCAGAACGTGGTGTGGGGCGGCGCGGCCGGCTGCATGCCGGTGATGATCGGCTGGTCCGCGGTCACCGGCACCATCGAATGGCCCGCGCTGGCGATGTTCGCGATCATCTTCTTCTGGACGCCGCCGCACACCTGGGCGCTGGCCATGCGCTACAAGGAGGATTACCGCGCGGCCGGGGTGCCGATGCTGCCCGCGGTGGCCACCGAGCGCCAGGTCACCAAGCAGATCGTCATCTACACGTGGCTGACGGTGGCCGCGACGTTGGCGCTGGTGCCTGTGACCGGGTGGCTGTACGCGGCGGTGGCGGTGCTGGCGGGCGCCTGGTTCCTGCTGATGGCCCACCAACTCAACGCCGGTGTGCGCCGTGGTGAACAGGTCAAGCCGCTGCGGCTTTTCCTGCAGTCCAACAACTATCTGGCCGTGGTGTTCTGCGCGCTGGCCATCGACTCGGTGCTCGCCTTGCCGACATTGTTCTGA
- a CDS encoding ABC transporter ATP-binding protein — MTHLGSRASSVPVRLRGVSKRYGSTTAVSNLDLEVQAAEVFALLGPNGAGKTTTVEMCEGFIKPDSGTIEILGLDPFDDNAEVRARIGVMLQGGGAYPAARAGEMLDLVAAYAANPLDPKWLMDTLGLTDSARTTYRRLSGGQQQRLALACAVVGRPELVFLDEPTAGLDAHARIVVWELIDALRRDGVTVVLTTHQLTEAEELADRILIIDHGTAVATGTPEELMRSGAQNQLRFRAPRRLDLSLLVSALPENYRASESAPGEYLVEGAIDPQVLATVTAWCARLDVLATDMRVEQRSLEDVFLELTGRELRP, encoded by the coding sequence GTGACCCATCTCGGATCGCGGGCCTCGTCGGTTCCCGTGCGCCTGCGCGGCGTCAGCAAGCGGTACGGCTCGACGACCGCGGTGTCGAACCTGGATTTGGAGGTTCAGGCGGCCGAGGTGTTCGCGCTGCTCGGCCCCAACGGCGCGGGCAAGACCACCACGGTCGAGATGTGCGAGGGGTTCATCAAACCCGACTCCGGCACCATCGAGATCCTCGGGCTGGACCCGTTCGACGACAACGCCGAGGTTCGGGCCCGCATCGGGGTGATGCTGCAGGGCGGCGGCGCATATCCGGCGGCCCGCGCCGGGGAGATGCTCGACCTCGTCGCCGCCTACGCCGCCAATCCGCTGGACCCGAAGTGGCTGATGGACACGCTGGGCCTGACCGATTCGGCGCGCACCACCTACCGGCGGCTGTCGGGCGGCCAGCAGCAGCGGTTGGCGCTGGCGTGCGCGGTCGTGGGCCGCCCGGAACTGGTCTTCCTCGACGAGCCGACGGCCGGCTTGGACGCCCACGCCCGAATCGTGGTGTGGGAGTTGATCGATGCGCTGCGCCGCGACGGTGTGACGGTGGTGTTGACCACCCACCAGCTCACCGAGGCCGAGGAGTTGGCCGACCGGATTCTGATCATCGACCACGGGACGGCGGTGGCGACAGGAACACCCGAGGAGTTGATGCGCAGCGGCGCGCAGAACCAGCTGCGGTTCCGTGCGCCGCGCAGGCTCGACCTCTCGCTGCTGGTCTCGGCGCTGCCGGAGAACTACCGGGCCTCCGAGAGCGCTCCCGGCGAGTACCTGGTGGAAGGCGCGATCGACCCGCAGGTGCTGGCCACCGTGACGGCGTGGTGTGCGCGGCTGGACGTGCTGGCCACCGACATGCGCGTCGAACAGCGCAGCCTCGAGGACGTTTTCCTCGAGCTCACCGGTAGGGAGTTGCGGCCGTGA
- the mptB gene encoding polyprenol phosphomannose-dependent alpha 1,6 mannosyltransferase MptB, with translation MAARLKSLSSSIARWHADEPPVGSPLNDAEVIALRRTRVFGAAGTVLMAIGALGVGARPVVQDPTFGVRLLNLPSRIQTVSLTMTTTGAVMMALAWLMLGRFVLGDRRMSRSQLDRTLLLWVLPLLIAPPMYSRDVYSYLAQSEIASKGLDPYRVGPATGLGLDHVFTLSVPTMWRETPAPYGPLFVWLGEGISAITGENIVAAVLCHRLVVLLGVALIMWATPRLARRCGVAEVSALWLGAANPLLIMHLVAGIHNEALMLGLMLAGTEFALRGVDAADSLVPRPLSWPHTRTDWLQWQPLAMLLLGVVLITMSSQVKLPSLLALGFVAMALAHRWGGTIKAFFVSSGSLAAVSVAVMASIGWASGLGFGWLFTLGTANVVRSWMSLPTLLALGTGQVGILLGLGDHTTAVLGLTRGIGVLLIAILVTWLLLAVLRGRLHPVGGLGVALGMTVLLFPVVQPWYVLWAVIPLAAWATRPAFRSTTIVVTLVVGIFGPTANGDRFTLFQILLAVVASTVTVLALMALTYNRLPWRKPPTDDESVPDGATDSPTKQPSIPPRPPVKPDAYADSP, from the coding sequence GTGGCTGCCCGCCTCAAGTCTCTGTCCTCGTCGATCGCCCGCTGGCACGCCGACGAGCCGCCGGTCGGCTCGCCACTCAACGACGCCGAGGTCATCGCGCTGCGGCGCACCCGCGTCTTCGGAGCCGCGGGCACCGTGCTGATGGCCATCGGGGCGCTGGGCGTCGGCGCCCGGCCGGTGGTGCAGGACCCCACCTTCGGCGTGCGGCTGCTCAACCTGCCGTCACGCATCCAGACGGTGTCGCTGACCATGACCACCACCGGCGCGGTGATGATGGCGCTGGCGTGGTTGATGCTGGGCCGTTTCGTCCTCGGCGATCGCCGCATGTCGCGCAGCCAGCTCGACCGCACCCTGCTGCTGTGGGTGCTGCCGCTGCTCATCGCCCCGCCGATGTACAGCCGCGACGTCTACTCCTACCTGGCGCAGAGCGAGATCGCGAGCAAGGGCCTCGACCCCTACCGGGTGGGTCCGGCCACCGGTCTCGGCCTCGACCACGTCTTCACGCTGTCGGTGCCGACCATGTGGCGCGAGACGCCCGCGCCCTACGGCCCGCTATTCGTGTGGCTGGGCGAGGGCATTTCGGCGATCACCGGCGAGAACATCGTCGCCGCGGTGCTGTGCCACCGGCTGGTGGTGCTGCTCGGCGTGGCGCTGATCATGTGGGCGACGCCGCGACTGGCGCGCCGCTGCGGGGTCGCCGAGGTCAGCGCGCTGTGGCTGGGCGCGGCCAACCCGCTGCTGATCATGCATCTGGTGGCGGGCATCCACAACGAAGCGCTGATGTTGGGCCTGATGTTGGCGGGCACCGAGTTCGCGCTGCGCGGGGTCGACGCCGCCGACTCCCTTGTTCCGCGACCGCTGTCGTGGCCGCATACCCGCACGGACTGGCTGCAGTGGCAGCCGCTGGCGATGCTGCTGCTCGGCGTCGTGCTGATCACGATGTCGTCCCAGGTGAAGCTGCCGTCGCTGCTCGCGCTGGGCTTCGTCGCGATGGCGCTGGCGCACCGCTGGGGCGGCACGATCAAGGCCTTCTTCGTCTCGTCGGGTTCGCTGGCCGCGGTGTCCGTGGCGGTGATGGCGTCGATCGGCTGGGCCAGCGGGCTGGGGTTCGGCTGGTTGTTCACCCTCGGCACCGCCAACGTCGTGCGCAGTTGGATGTCGCTGCCCACCCTGCTGGCCCTCGGCACCGGCCAGGTCGGCATCCTGCTCGGGCTCGGTGATCACACCACCGCGGTACTGGGCTTGACCCGCGGTATCGGCGTGCTGCTCATCGCGATCCTGGTGACGTGGCTGCTGCTGGCGGTGCTGCGGGGCCGGCTGCACCCGGTCGGCGGGCTCGGCGTCGCGCTGGGGATGACGGTATTGCTCTTCCCCGTGGTTCAGCCCTGGTACGTGCTGTGGGCGGTGATCCCGCTGGCGGCGTGGGCCACCCGCCCCGCGTTCCGCAGCACCACGATCGTGGTGACCCTGGTGGTCGGCATCTTCGGCCCCACCGCCAACGGCGACCGGTTCACGCTGTTCCAGATCCTGCTCGCGGTGGTGGCGAGCACCGTGACCGTGCTGGCGCTGATGGCGCTGACCTACAACCGCCTGCCCTGGCGCAAACCGCCGACCGACGACGAGTCGGTGCCCGACGGCGCCACGGACTCGCCGACGAAGCAGCCGTCGATACCGCCCCGACCACCGGTGAAGCCCGACGCCTACGCTGATTCCCCGTGA
- a CDS encoding NADP-dependent oxidoreductase — protein MTEQNRRLVLAQRPSGLVNESTTRMEIQPVPEISDGEALVKVRFLSIDPTIRTWMDDVPSYLPPIQIDEVIRSGGVGEVVESRCGAYQPGQLVFGMTGWQDYVVVDAGERAMQVLPDGVPPPLAIGVLGVTGMTAYFGMTDVGGVKPGDVVVISGAAGATGSTAGQIAKLKGAARVVGIAGGPQKCRYIVDELGFDDAIDYKNEDVAARLRETCPDGIDLYFDNVGGSILDDCLANLAMRGRVVLCGAISTYNSDEPPPGPSNYLSLLIRRGRMEGFIVLDYLDRFPPAQAEMAGWLAEGKIKSSEHVVNGLENAPDALNLLFSGGNTGKVIVEL, from the coding sequence ATGACCGAGCAGAACCGCCGTCTGGTGCTGGCCCAACGACCCTCGGGCCTGGTGAACGAATCCACCACCCGCATGGAGATTCAACCAGTACCCGAAATTTCCGACGGCGAGGCCCTGGTCAAAGTTCGCTTTCTGTCCATCGACCCGACCATCCGCACCTGGATGGACGACGTCCCCAGCTATCTGCCGCCGATCCAGATCGACGAGGTCATCCGCAGCGGCGGCGTCGGCGAGGTCGTCGAAAGCCGCTGTGGGGCCTATCAGCCCGGCCAGTTGGTGTTCGGCATGACCGGCTGGCAGGACTACGTCGTCGTCGACGCCGGCGAGCGCGCGATGCAGGTGCTGCCCGACGGTGTGCCTCCCCCGCTGGCGATCGGGGTTCTCGGCGTCACCGGAATGACAGCGTATTTCGGGATGACCGATGTGGGCGGCGTCAAACCGGGCGACGTGGTCGTCATCTCCGGCGCCGCGGGCGCCACCGGCTCCACCGCGGGCCAGATCGCCAAGCTCAAGGGCGCCGCCAGGGTCGTCGGCATCGCGGGCGGACCGCAGAAATGCCGCTACATCGTCGACGAACTCGGCTTCGACGACGCCATCGACTACAAGAACGAAGACGTCGCAGCCCGGCTGCGCGAGACCTGTCCGGACGGCATCGACCTGTACTTCGACAACGTCGGCGGGTCGATCCTCGACGACTGCCTGGCCAACCTGGCGATGCGCGGGCGTGTGGTGCTGTGCGGCGCGATCTCGACCTACAACAGCGACGAGCCTCCGCCGGGCCCGTCGAACTATCTCAGCCTGTTGATCCGCCGCGGACGCATGGAGGGCTTCATCGTCCTCGACTACCTCGACCGCTTCCCGCCCGCACAGGCGGAAATGGCCGGGTGGCTGGCCGAGGGAAAGATCAAGTCCTCCGAGCACGTCGTCAACGGCCTCGAGAACGCCCCGGACGCGCTGAACCTGTTGTTCAGCGGCGGGAACACCGGCAAGGTGATCGTCGAGCTCTGA
- a CDS encoding TetR/AcrR family transcriptional regulator translates to MQRRRGEELDSAIRTAVLGLLAEHGPAGVTMEAVAAAARTSKPVLYRRWPDAATLLRDTLLRIATTAIPHDDRGSYREDMLSVLRGWAALFTGPDAAVLRAAVAATAQDQQLSEAFRNDVIGWRKKEMAALLSRGIARGDVRPDVPVEIARELGQSVLWHRLLITGDPITDELVVQLVDEVLVPFVAPRRS, encoded by the coding sequence ATGCAGCGACGGCGCGGCGAGGAACTGGACAGCGCGATCCGCACCGCCGTGCTTGGCCTGTTGGCCGAGCACGGTCCCGCGGGCGTGACGATGGAAGCCGTGGCGGCCGCGGCACGGACCAGCAAGCCCGTGCTGTACCGCCGGTGGCCCGACGCGGCGACGCTGCTGCGAGACACCTTGTTGCGCATCGCGACAACGGCCATCCCGCATGACGACAGGGGTAGTTATCGCGAGGACATGCTCAGCGTGCTGCGCGGCTGGGCAGCGCTGTTCACCGGCCCCGACGCCGCGGTGCTGCGGGCCGCGGTCGCGGCGACGGCACAGGATCAGCAATTGTCCGAGGCGTTTCGCAACGACGTCATCGGCTGGCGCAAGAAGGAGATGGCCGCGTTGCTGTCGCGCGGCATCGCGCGCGGCGACGTGCGCCCCGACGTGCCGGTCGAGATCGCCCGCGAGCTGGGGCAGAGCGTGCTGTGGCACCGGCTGCTGATCACCGGCGACCCGATCACCGACGAGCTGGTGGTGCAACTCGTCGACGAGGTTCTGGTGCCGTTCGTGGCGCCTCGGCGGTCATGA